In the Hordeum vulgare subsp. vulgare chromosome 7H, MorexV3_pseudomolecules_assembly, whole genome shotgun sequence genome, one interval contains:
- the LOC123409665 gene encoding sucrose:sucrose 1-fructosyltransferase-like gives MESHAMPYRTSGGVRWRVCAAVLAVSAVAALLVAHTLTGARVSGDGHVRARVLAETEITTGEGGGGDKDRFPWSKAMLRWQRTGFHFQPDKHYMNDPNAPMYYRGWYHFFYQYNPRGETWGNISWGHAVSRDMLNWRSLPLAMVPEHWYESNGVLTGSATLLPNGKVVVLYTGNTDNLAQVQCLAEPADPNDPLLRTWTKYPGNPVLFPPPGTYKKDFRDPMTAWFDKSDNTWRTIIGSKDDHGHAGIALMYKTKDFIHFELIPHPVHRVEGTGMWECVDLYPVGDNKNSSEKTLYVLKASMDDERHDYYALGRFDAAANKWTPLDPELDVGIGLRYNWGKLFASTSFYDPVKQRRVSWGYVGETDSNHTDIAKGWANLQAIPRTVALDEMTRTNLLQWPVEEIDVLRYNTTNFNGITIRAGSVIPLHLHQAAQLDIEASFRLNASAVAALNEADVSYNCSTSGGAANRGVLGPFGLLIHATKSRSEQMAVYFYVSRGLDGGLRTHFCHDELRSSRAQEPVKRVVGSTVPVLHGEGLSARVLVDHSIVESFVMGGRLTATSRVYPTEAIYAAGGVYVFNNATGSSVTIEKLVVHDMASSTLKPYVEGRD, from the exons ATGGAGTCACACGCCATGCCTTACCGGACTAGTGGCggggtgaggtggcgcgtgtgcGCCGCCGTCTTGGCCGTCTCGGCCGTGGCAGCGCTCCTAGTCGCCCACACGCTCACCGGGGCCAGGGTGTCCGGCGACGGGCACGTCCGAGCCCGTGTCCTGGCAGAGACGGAGATCACCACCggggaaggtggcggcggcgacaagGACCGGTTCCCGTGGAGCAAAGCCATGCTGCGGTGGCAGCGCACCGGCTTCCATTTCCAGCCGGACAAGCACTACATGAACG ATCCCAACG CTCCGATGTACTACCGTGGATGGTACCACTTCTTCTACCAGTACAACCCGAGGGGCGAAACGTGGGGCAACATCTCATGGGGCCACGCCGTGTCCCGTGACATGCTCAACTGGCGCAGCCTTCCCCTGGCCATGGTCCCCGAGCACTGGTACGAGAGCAACGGGGTCTTGACGGGCTCGGCCACCTTGCTTCCCAACGGCAAGGTCGTCGTGCTCTATACGGGGAACACCGACAACCTCGCCCAAGTCCAGTGCCTTGCCGAACCTGCAGACCCTAATGATCCCCTTCTCCGCACCTGGACCAAGTACCCTGGCAACCCCGTCCTCTTCCCGCCACCCGGAACCTATAAGAAAGACTTCCGCGACcccatgacagcatggttcgataAGTCCGATAACACATGGCGCACCATTATTGGGTCCAAGGACGACCATGGGCATGCGGGCATCGCCCTCATGTACAAGACGAAAGACTTTATCCACTTCGAGCTCATCCCGCACCCGGTCCACCGTGTTGAAGGCACCGGTATGTGGGAGTGCGTCGACTTATATCCCGTCGGTGACAACAAGAACTCATCAGAGAAGACATTGTATGTGTTGAAGGCGAGTATGGACGATGAACGACATGACTACTACGCGCTGGGGAGGTTCGATGCGGCAGCCAACAAGTGGACGCCGTTGGACCCGGAATTGGATGTGGGGATCGGCCTAAGGTACAACTGGGGAAAGTTATTTGCGTCCACATCGTTCTATGATCCTGTGAAGCAACGGCGCGTGAGCTGGGGGTATGTCGGCGAGACCGACTCCAACCACACCGACATCGCCAAAGGATGGGCAAACCTCCAG GCAATTCCTAGGACGGTGGCGTTGGATGAAATGACCCGGACGAACCTCCTCCAATGGCCGGTGGAGGAGATCGATGTTCTCCGCTATAACACAACCAACTTCAATGGCATCACCATTAGGGCCGGCTCTGTCATCCCCCTCCACTTGCACCAAGCTGCTCAGCTCGACATCGAGGCCTCCTTCCGCCTCAATGCTTCCGCCGTCGCTGCCCTAAACGAGGCTGACGTTAGCTACAACTGCAGTACCAGTGGCGGTGCTGCCAATCGTGGCGTGCTTGGACCCTTTGGCCTCCTAATCCATGCCACAAAAAGTCGCAGTGAACAAATGGCAGTGTACTTCTACGTTTCCAGGGGCCTCGATGGGGGCCTCCGGACCCACTTCTGCCACGACGAGTTGCGGTCGTCTCGGGCCCAGGAGCCGGTGAAGCGGGTAGTCGGAAGCACCGTGCCGGTCCTTCATGGCGAGGGATTATCTGCTAGGGTTCTTGTGGATCATTCGATAGTGGAGAGCTTTGTGATGGGAGGGAGGTTGACTGCAACATCGCGGGTTTACCCGACAGAGGCAATTTACGCAGCAGGTGGGGTGTATGTTTTCAACAATGCCACCGGCTCCAGTGTTACCATTGAGAAGCTGGTGGTGCACGATATGGCATCATCAACATTAAAGCCATATGTTGAAGGACGAGATTAA